One segment of Planctomycetota bacterium DNA contains the following:
- the polA gene encoding DNA polymerase I yields NEDFDADALVAKVGYKPEQAVDVQALMGDNVDNVPGIPGIGEKTAAKLINKFGSAEAVVENADKLTPKQSENVRNHGLEKVAVSKQLVTLKDDVDLGAFDPAACDFTGLDTPALRDHLDELGFRSLLGRLGGNGSLKADADVPDKPSAKYAPLTGGLFDQHETAEAGDGFDYQCVDTPDKLADFAKELAKQSSFAFDTETDGLGAMSSELIGMSFSWEGRSGYYLPIKGPMGATVLDRDVAIGAVRAALEDPKVGKIGHHLKYDQMVMSRAGIKLRGAVADTMLMAFLIDAGRTTYKMDGLSIDLLGHQTIPIKTLIGTGKKQISLAEVPVADVARYASEDADVTWRLYEVLSEKLAKFPTLQALHDDLELPLSNVLAGMEEAGIRVDPKVLAEQSAVLLKRIEQLRDDIAEQAGGEMNPDSPKQLQEVLFDKLGLKPVRKTKTGYSTDAATLEQLASDHPLPGLILEYRGLVKLRETYLENLAKEINASTGRIHTSFNQTGASTGRLSSSDPNLQNIPVRTDEGRRIRLAFVAPEGRQLVTADYSQIELRFLAHFCQEPGLLEAFRDGQDIHRAVASDVYDTPLDDVTDEQRRYAKTINFAIIYGVSAFGLARRVEGLNQRSAKELIDNYKATYPRVFDFFDQCIIDAKSQGYVETIKGRRRPIPEIESRIASMRQYAERTAINSVIQGSAADLIKLAMLEVDRRLQASNLDATLLLQVHDELVFEAAEADVEKVKQLAVESMESAMELEVPLKVDTGSAANLGEAK; encoded by the coding sequence GGCATCGGCGAGAAGACGGCGGCCAAGCTGATCAACAAGTTCGGCTCCGCCGAGGCCGTCGTCGAGAATGCGGACAAGCTCACGCCCAAGCAGAGCGAGAACGTGCGAAATCATGGCCTTGAGAAGGTCGCTGTCAGCAAGCAGCTGGTCACGCTGAAGGACGACGTCGACCTGGGCGCGTTCGACCCGGCCGCGTGCGACTTCACTGGCCTCGACACGCCAGCCCTTCGCGACCATCTCGACGAGCTCGGCTTCCGCAGCCTGCTCGGTCGGCTTGGTGGGAACGGCTCGCTCAAAGCTGATGCCGACGTGCCCGACAAGCCGTCGGCGAAGTACGCCCCGTTGACCGGCGGATTGTTCGATCAGCACGAGACGGCCGAAGCCGGAGACGGCTTCGATTACCAGTGCGTCGACACGCCGGACAAGCTGGCCGACTTTGCGAAGGAGCTGGCGAAGCAGAGCAGTTTTGCCTTCGACACCGAGACGGATGGCCTGGGAGCGATGTCGAGCGAGCTGATCGGGATGAGCTTCAGCTGGGAAGGCCGCAGCGGCTACTACCTGCCAATCAAGGGGCCGATGGGGGCGACCGTGCTCGATCGTGACGTGGCCATCGGCGCGGTGCGTGCAGCACTCGAAGACCCGAAGGTCGGGAAGATCGGGCACCACCTGAAGTACGACCAGATGGTCATGAGTCGTGCCGGCATCAAGCTGCGCGGGGCCGTCGCGGACACGATGCTGATGGCGTTCCTCATTGACGCCGGACGGACCACGTACAAGATGGACGGTCTCTCCATCGACCTGCTCGGCCACCAGACGATCCCGATCAAAACGCTCATCGGCACGGGAAAGAAGCAGATTTCGCTGGCCGAGGTGCCTGTGGCGGATGTCGCCCGCTACGCCTCGGAGGACGCGGACGTGACGTGGCGGCTCTACGAAGTGCTGAGCGAGAAGCTGGCGAAGTTTCCGACGCTCCAGGCGTTGCACGACGACCTGGAGCTGCCGCTGTCGAACGTGCTCGCCGGCATGGAAGAGGCGGGCATTCGTGTCGATCCAAAGGTGCTCGCCGAGCAGTCGGCGGTGCTGCTGAAGCGGATCGAGCAGCTCCGCGACGACATCGCCGAACAAGCCGGCGGGGAGATGAACCCCGACTCGCCAAAGCAGCTGCAAGAAGTGCTCTTCGACAAGCTCGGGCTCAAGCCGGTTCGCAAGACCAAGACCGGCTACTCGACCGACGCCGCCACGCTCGAACAGCTCGCAAGCGATCACCCGCTCCCCGGCCTGATCCTCGAGTATCGCGGCCTCGTCAAGCTACGCGAGACGTATCTGGAAAACCTCGCAAAGGAGATCAACGCGTCGACCGGTCGCATCCACACAAGCTTCAACCAGACCGGTGCCAGCACGGGAAGGCTCTCGTCGAGCGACCCGAACCTGCAGAACATTCCCGTCCGCACCGACGAAGGCCGACGCATTCGGCTCGCCTTCGTCGCCCCCGAAGGCCGGCAGCTCGTCACTGCCGACTACTCGCAGATCGAACTCCGCTTCCTCGCCCATTTCTGCCAGGAACCGGGACTTCTCGAAGCCTTCCGCGACGGCCAGGACATCCACCGCGCCGTCGCCAGCGACGTCTACGACACGCCGCTGGACGACGTCACCGACGAGCAGCGCCGGTACGCCAAGACGATCAACTTTGCCATCATCTACGGGGTCTCCGCCTTCGGCCTGGCACGCCGCGTCGAAGGGCTCAACCAACGCTCCGCCAAGGAACTGATCGACAACTACAAAGCGACCTACCCCCGCGTCTTCGACTTCTTCGATCAGTGCATCATCGACGCCAAGAGCCAGGGCTACGTCGAGACGATCAAGGGCCGACGCCGGCCGATTCCGGAGATCGAAAGCCGGATCGCCAGCATGCGCCAGTACGCCGAACGGACCGCGATCAACAGCGTCATCCAGGGCAGCGCAGCCGACCTGATCAAGCTCGCCATGCTCGAAGTCGACCGCCGCCTGCAGGCTTCGAACCTGGATGCGACGCTGCTCCTGCAGGTGCACGACGAACTCGTCTTCGAAGCCGCCGAGGCCGACGTCGAGAAGGTCAAACAGCTCGCCGTCGAGAGTATGGAGAGTGCGATGGAACTCGAAGTGCCTCTCAAGGTCGACACGGGCTCCGCCGCGAATCTCGGCGAGGCGAAGTGA
- a CDS encoding ChaN family lipoprotein encodes MPRRSALVLAACVCVASLVGCTGPTDPHRPLDAESPAVVEELSVDATSTAFVLGDRMMHAFDGFTGDPATMSSIQEQLALVDVVLIGELHDDRAAKLIQRRLTAAALPGPEAGGALSLEMLERGRAEDDSLRAWPDQGEGYRRTIRLVRRLGLPVVPANAPREAAAKARVEGLDALEDSRDYEVPTEDDRALLVGYRERFGEVMRELKGRANASAATTRPGFEIDDFFDAQLVWDVTMADSIRTARRQHGRPVVHLSGAFHTDFDGGLTVLLEERDNLRVMTVSLLPLDVQRLRPDDVGRADLVIYTGSERLPAPEITTRPARRLPTTLPATQPTTMPATMPTTMPATRPVTRSSQL; translated from the coding sequence ATGCCTCGACGTTCCGCTCTCGTTCTCGCTGCCTGCGTTTGTGTCGCCTCGCTCGTTGGTTGTACCGGTCCGACCGACCCGCACCGTCCGCTCGACGCGGAGTCACCGGCCGTCGTGGAGGAGCTGTCGGTCGATGCGACGTCGACCGCGTTCGTGCTCGGCGATCGGATGATGCACGCGTTCGACGGCTTCACAGGCGATCCCGCGACGATGTCGTCCATCCAGGAGCAGTTGGCTCTGGTCGACGTCGTCCTCATCGGCGAGCTCCACGACGACCGGGCGGCCAAGCTCATCCAGCGTCGTCTCACGGCAGCGGCGCTTCCGGGGCCCGAGGCCGGCGGGGCGTTGTCGCTGGAGATGCTCGAGCGTGGCCGGGCGGAGGACGACTCCCTTCGCGCCTGGCCCGACCAGGGCGAGGGCTACCGCCGCACGATTCGGCTCGTCCGACGCCTCGGCCTGCCCGTGGTCCCGGCCAATGCACCTCGCGAAGCCGCTGCCAAGGCGCGCGTCGAAGGGCTCGATGCCCTCGAAGACAGCCGCGACTACGAAGTTCCGACCGAAGACGATCGTGCGTTGCTCGTCGGCTACCGCGAGCGTTTCGGCGAAGTCATGCGGGAACTCAAGGGACGGGCGAACGCCTCGGCCGCGACGACCCGGCCGGGCTTTGAAATCGACGACTTTTTCGACGCCCAGCTCGTCTGGGACGTGACGATGGCCGACTCGATCCGCACTGCACGCCGACAGCACGGCCGACCCGTGGTCCACCTTTCCGGTGCCTTCCACACCGACTTCGACGGCGGCCTGACGGTGCTGCTCGAAGAGCGCGACAACCTCCGGGTGATGACCGTCAGCCTGCTCCCGCTCGACGTCCAGCGTCTCCGACCCGACGACGTCGGCCGGGCAGACCTGGTCATCTACACCGGCAGCGAACGGCTGCCCGCACCCGAAATCACGACTCGCCCTGCAAGGCGACTGCCGACGACCCTTCCGGCGACGCAGCCGACCACAATGCCCGCGACGATGCCGACCACGATGCCCGCAACGCGTCCGGTCACACGCTCGTCGCAGCTTTAG
- a CDS encoding nuclear transport factor 2 family protein, whose amino-acid sequence MIRRTTILVGAALALAACGCATTPPTSASNSMNDEAEIQQWFDSWIESTVEGKPELANTLVADDAVFFLPGVGSMGKEPFILAACGTEAPGHDFDLDSKIEDMHISGDMAWVTSRHRLDITEKANGTTSRMSGHALSVLERRDGQWVTVREASTMTAEKSAG is encoded by the coding sequence ATGATTCGACGAACAACGATCCTCGTTGGGGCAGCCCTGGCCCTCGCCGCATGCGGCTGTGCCACGACGCCCCCAACCAGTGCGAGCAACTCCATGAACGACGAAGCGGAAATCCAGCAGTGGTTTGATTCCTGGATCGAATCCACCGTCGAAGGCAAGCCGGAGCTGGCCAACACGCTGGTCGCGGACGATGCCGTGTTCTTCCTTCCTGGCGTCGGGTCGATGGGCAAGGAGCCCTTCATCCTCGCCGCCTGTGGCACCGAAGCGCCGGGCCACGACTTCGACCTCGACAGCAAGATCGAAGACATGCACATCTCGGGCGACATGGCATGGGTGACGTCTCGCCACCGGCTCGACATCACGGAAAAAGCCAACGGCACCACCAGCCGCATGTCGGGTCACGCCTTGTCCGTCCTCGAACGCCGCGACGGCCAGTGGGTCACCGTCCGCGAAGCGAGCACGATGACCGCCGAGAAGTCGGCCGGGTGA